A genomic window from Pecten maximus chromosome 4, xPecMax1.1, whole genome shotgun sequence includes:
- the LOC117325269 gene encoding general transcription factor 3C polypeptide 3-like, whose translation MAAEGNSESPDIFLLPAYTSDNPFDNVGKEITDENWMAWSETGGLVEVHYDDVENTADEVSTNLDLLASLSVSEEVVPSTSRMMEVSTESGSKTVELIIPPSTIQAESQPSASQKLPPNDLVMLYLSGKISFLEFNEMVNNAKEQDDDEKDDDNDDDDDEDDDDEDEIGINQDDDPDYKPSTSSLPSQSKKKMEDSQTSDGSLSPVKKRKYVRKNSNKMIPKHLKGLMGEANLKFARGETEEAIQICMDIIKEAPRAILPYQTLAVIYETTGDMQKALEFHTLAAYLNPKDAEQWGRLAEMFLDQNQTSQAVIAYSQAIRSDPKNPHYIMERIKLYEELGETKRVMEGYRTVLSLIPPEEGEKYIELARDLSMQYFNLADRQNAIKIMKSAFQLHPDNVTSEDVNLYLELLIVEKLFMECVEVLVKHCGVSLIFNNKAVWEKNHIDTVDPDALVSGQVAIETCKIPELLPIDLGVKLSVCMIHQRQKAIVSPIISQLTSESIDDMGDLYIDIAEALMESHYFKDAKPLLVKLIKSSRYSTAAAVWLKMAECLNNLGDLEEAVQAYGNVVEMAPQHVGARMALSSLNQQLGKHEEALMALSQGDLGEALMSKQEQILLLQKCHLLHSQSRHDEFIFACKQLLFHQFKDITKASFLKVVFTYKTPKHKMEDVVKHMKEGCQVQTERNGIYKTDLPVDDLWDLFVKLCDLLMDLQKYHELMEVTGIAMSCPFFMADPRKLKQAEFMCLVACIMTKNGLMAFTFVREMCQKEGDKNQVWNLLNQLLTLSTENKYNKFCLRYLLSHPDHTAICLLNGHNATLSGTYKYALGEYVSVLRTCPKDPLVSLCIGLTFIHLAAQKFSAKKHFLLTQGLVFLHNYAELRGECQETNFNIGRALHQLGLTYAAIHYYRKVLDMKPVLEDPDGILDLTYEAAYNLSLIYQTSESHDLATLLVNKYLVI comes from the exons ATGGCGGCGGAGGGAAATTCTGAATCTCCGGATATATTTTTGTTACCGGCTTATACGTCTGACAACCCGTTCGACAATGTTGGGAAAGAAATCACGGATGAAAATTGGATGGCATGGAGCGAG ACTGGGGGGTTAGTGGAAGTTCATTATGATGATGTGGAAAATACAGCAGACGAGGTATCAACGAACCTGGACCTGCTGGCATCCCTGTCTGTGTCTGAAGAGGTTGTTCCTAGTACATCACGCATGATGGAGGTGTCAACAGAGTCTGGCAGTAAGACTGTGGAACTCATCATTCCTCCTTCCACCATTCAGGCTGAAAGTCAGCCATCAGCATCTCAGAAACTTCCCCCTAATGACTTGGTTATGTTGTATTTATCAG GTAAAATTAGCTTCCTGGAATTCAATGAAATGGTAAACAATGCAAAGGAACAAGACGACGATGAAAAGGATGATGAcaacgatgatgatgatgatgaagatgatgatgatgaagatgagaTTGGAATTAATCAAGATGATGACCCTGACTATAAACCAAGTACAAGTTCTCTCCCTTCACAATCAAAGAAGAAAATGGAAGACAGTCAGACATCAGATGGCTCACTATCTCCCGTGAAGAAAA GAAAGTATGTCAGAAAAAAT TCAAACAAGATGATCCCAAAGCACTTGAAGGGCTTGATGGGAGAAGCGAACCTGAAATTTGCTCGAGGAGAAACTGAAGAAGCTATCCAGATTTGTATGGACATCATTAAAGAAG CTCCTCGGGCCATCCTTCCCTATCAGACATTGGCTGTGATATATGAGACTACTGGTGACATGCAGAAGGCTTTAGAG TTTCATACTCTGGCTGCGTACCTGAACCCTAAAGATGCTGAACAATGGGGTCGTTTAGCTGAGATGTTTCTGGACCAGAACCAGACTTCACAAGCTGTTATAGCTTATTCTCAAG CGATACGTAGTGACCCTAAGAACCCCCACTACATCATGGAGAGGATTAAGCTGTATGAAGAGCTTGGAGAGACAAAGCGAGTTATGGAGGGCTACAGGACAGTGCTCAGTCTGATCCCACCAGAGGAGGGAGAGAAGTATATAGAACTGGCCAGGGACCTGTCCATG CAATACTTTAATCTAGCTGACAGGCAGAATGCCATAAAGATAATGAAGAGTGCATTTCAGCTTCATCCTGACAATGTGACATCAGAAG ATGTGAACTTGTACCTGGAGTTACTGATAGTAGAGAAACTGTTTATGGAGTGTGTTGAG GTGTTGGTGAAGCACTGTGGCGTGAGCCTGATATTCAACAACAAGGCAGTTTGGGAGAAGAACCATATTGACACTGTTGACCCTGATGCTCTAGTCAGTGGTCAGGTAGCCATAGAAAC GTGTAAGATCCCAGAGCTGCTGCCTATTGATCTAGGTGTAAAGTTGTCTGTGTGTATGATTCACCAGCGACAGAAAGCCATTGTGTCG CCCATCATCAGCCAACTGACCTCAGAGAGTATAGATGATATGGGCGACCTTTACATCGATATAGCTGAAGCCTTGATGGAGTCTCATTACTTCAAAGATGCTAAACCTCTGCTCGTAAAGTTGATCAAATCCTCACGTTACAGCACA GCTGCAGCTGTGTGGCTGAAGATGGCTGAGTGTTTGAACAACCTTGGCGACCTGGAGGAGGCAGTACAGGCCTATGGTAATGTGGTCGAGATGGCTCCACAACATGTGGGGGCCAGGATGGCTCTCTCATCTCTCAATCAACAGCTAGGGAAACATGAGGAGGCTCTCATGGCCCTCTCTCAGG GTGATTTGGGGGAAGCACTGATGTCTAAACAG GAACAGATTCTTCTGCTACAAAAGTGCCATCTTTTGCACTCTCAAAGTCGACATGATGAGTTCATATTTGCCTGCAAACAACTTCTCTTTCACCAGTTCAAGGACATTACAAAAGCCTCGTTCCTAAAAG TTGTGTTTACCTATAAAACTCCTAAACACAAGATGGAGGATGTGGTGAAGCATATGAAGGAAGGTTGTCAAGTTCAAACAGAGCGCAATG GGATATACAAAACTGACTTGCCAGTTGATGATCTGTGGGATTTATTTGTCAAG TTATGTGACCTACTGATGGATCTTCAGAAGTACCATGAACTGATGGAAGTGACCGGAATAGCAATGTCCTGTCCATTCTTCATGGCTGATCCAAGGAAACTCAAG CAAGCAGAGTTCATGTGTTTGGTGGCCTGTATCATGACAAAAAATGGATTGATGGCTTTCACATTTGTACGTGAGATGTGCCAGAAG GAAGGGGATAAGAATCAAGTTTGGAATCTACTAAACCAGCTGCTGACACTCTCTACagaaaacaaatacaacaagtTCTGTCTGCGCTATCTTCTGTCT CATCCGGACCATACTGCCATCTGCTTGTTGAATGGACATAATGCAACTTTATCAGGGACATACAAATATGCTTTAG GGGAGTATGTGTCAGTTCTAAGGACTTGTCCTAAAGACCCCCTAGTCAGTCTGTGTATTGGGCTGACTTTCATACATCTGGCTGCCCAGAAGTTTTCTGCTAAGAAACATTTTCTGCTGACTCAG GGCCTGGTGTTTCTACACAACTATGCAGAACTACGAGGAGAGTGTCAGGAAACTAACTTCAATATTGGGAGAGCTCTCCACCAGTTAG GTTTGACATATGCTGCCATACACTACTACAGGAAAGTGCTGGATATGAAGCCAGTTTTAGAAGACCCAGAT ggtATCCTGGATCTTACCTATGAAGCTGCCTACAATCTGTCCCTGATTTATCAGACCAGTGAGTCCCATGACCTGGCCACCCTCCTCGTCAACAAGTACCTTGTCATATGA